Part of the Pieris brassicae chromosome 11, ilPieBrab1.1, whole genome shotgun sequence genome, TGATGCAACTGCATTTCTTCCACTTTTCTCATTGATCAGAGTATCAAGGTCATCACGACGGAGTATGTTCCGACTTTAAActcgtgaatgctggggttccacaaggctgtgtcctatccccgagcctgtttattctgcatttGATATTTTGCAAATTAGCAACATTCACTGTTATGCAGATAACAtacactggggatactctctACACTGGCCAGGCACTTGTTGTTAAGTACTGGAACAAAGTTGTGTCTGACGAAACTGCTACATGGAGACTATGGTAGACTAAATGTAGTCCAATTTAATCCCAACAAAACACAAGTTTTTGTTCGCGTTTTCCGCAAAAAAAACAGCCCTTGCCGCTACTCCTCTCTTCGTAAGACACTCGttcttaaagcctcagctagcATCGAAATACTGGGTGTCGACATATCGAATGACGTTCAGTtacgcggtcatttggaagggaaggctaaattagcctccaaaaagcttggtttgctcagcaaggcgagactcCGAGCTCCCCattaccagctccttccacttgaccttGTTGAATAtgtcaacgaagagcgattcgaatcgtcgacgaccaatcactttcagtgctgcttgatcccttggcatTGCGTATAGATGTTGGATCTCTCTGCATagtctaccgcatttaccatggggagtgttcagaagtgTTGTTTGCTCTAATActtgcagctgagttttattATCGGATGTCAAGGCAAATTGCAAAATACcgtccgtatcacctcgacctCCGTCATTCCACAACCGGGCGTTTAAAAGGCACTTTttgccatgcaccaccactatgtggaaccagctgcccagtgAAGTAacttcgaaccaattcgacttagggtccttcaagaaaagagtgtaccaatttaAATGCTGGCAACAAACTTGCGAGCATTCTGGCAACGTAAGTGTCTATGGGCAgcggtattacttaatatcaggtaAGCATattgtttgcctcctgttacatcaaaaaaattgttatattgttttacaaaattaaaaatttatacatttttatattgattatattaaacatgaaCAGCTCAGAGTTGAGGTTAAATATGAccaatatttcattatataaaagtgGAATAATACATCtacatttaataacaaaaaaaaattgcttgactgcatcttaatatatatatatatcttaactCACATTAACTAAACCAAAAAATTATGAAGATGCAATTCCGAAAAAGAATCCTCCTGCAAAGCCTGCTGAATAATATGAATTAGctttgacaaataaaaatacctgtaACAAAAAGGTTTTGTGTTCTtagcaaaattataaatttaaaaaaagatgcaGTCAagcacttaatatttaaatcagtaCTGACTTTTTCAAACCAATCAGGTGACTTTCCTGTAGCTTCCTTTTCAATTTTGTCTGTAATTTTGTCAActttcttgtttattttatcccAGTTAATGTCAACATAGCCCTTTTGACTAGCAATGTGCAATAGGATTACACCACCTCCAAGGCCTACAGCAGCTAGCTTTCCtattttcatagaaataaagCCTGTTATCCTGCAATCATCTCGAATTTACATTTGTGGAGATTAAGTGTTGAATCAATGACTAATCAATGATATGACTTACCACCCTGACGCAGTTCCTAAAATTAGCTGTTTTGTTGCAGATGTTTTTCCAATATCAGTAATAGCCTTTTCAATGAAATTTTTTGCATCATCAACAATTTTCTTGGCTTCTTCCGAGGTGTCCTCATTTTTGGGTTTAGCCATGTTTCATGTAATAAATACGGCTAAAGGTATATCTTAGATGAAACCcgattttttattctaatttcTAACACAACCAGACAATGTACCACAGTGTTGCCAGATGGTCTTGGTGACGTACCTCCAGACTAATTTGATTTCCCCCCTAGGATGCCCTTACCAAGCGGATGGTGGCATACTAGGCCATTGCGTGATTCTCCAAAGAGGCGCTCATATTGGGATTGTTGGGTAATAAAAGGCATTACGAAAAGTATTAAAGTTAACCACATGGATCCTATTCTTTCGATATGTTCGTACTTAAATTAAGTTCCAAATTTCCCCTAAAAACCACTTTTCCCTTTCCactataatattcttaacccCTAAGTCGGTTGAGAAAACCCCAAAATCTAGGGAGAGATCCTCTGATCTGGCAACACTGCTATACAACCTACATTATTAgctaaatattaaatctatcTTCTGTAACAGTTGACGTCTGACGGCGCTGCCAGTCGCCTCCATATTATTATACGGCACGCCagagattaataataaaatgatagaGAACTGTGAATACgatagttgtttttttttttcaatattttaattttggctCATCGTTaagaaatttgtgtttttagtaccataaaaaaataaaaacaaaaaatgttgtCCTGCAAATAAAACTGGAGGTCTGGAGGACCACCCTTAACATTTAGGGGGATGAAAAATAGCTATGTTGTCCGATCGCAGACCTAACACAAAAATCGCAcaaaatttcacaaaatagGTCGTGCCATTTCGgaggagtttaattacaaacaccgtgaattttatatattagataaatatgaaattaatacaaaataaaactttaatataataacaaataatactaatgagtactgttattattttaaaccagATTCCGCCCGATTTGATTGGTAGTGGTGTGGTAGTGTATTCTACAGCTCTCCTGCAACTTCTTCATAATGAATTACACACCTACACCTTCTTAGGATTTAGTACCGGGTAGATAAAAACTACAATGGCCGCCGCCTGTTTCTTCATTTTACAATAACTAAGTATGCTATATcactagtatttattataattaaaatttgccatattatttttatgaattgtatTATTCTTCTCTGctgttttgtttctttaaattaacacaggtatttttgaaattcatgttttgaaataataagcCATTTGAAAGTATTCTGAATTAATGCCATCTAGATGGAAAAAGATGCCTTCAGgctattttcaatattatattcatagttTTCATTAGAGCTTTTCTTCGCCAACATGTGTCACAATTCAGCGAGTTTTTAaagcatattatttataagaaataatatgctttaaatttatagtatatatagtataagaATTAGTAATACTTACCcccaaacattttatataactgtAATTTTGAAAGACATTGATGATATTGATAGGTCCTATTAAAAATTTGacgaaaacattaataaatgtgAACACAGCACCAGaaaactttgtttaaaatatataaaaataatagtttttaatttattaattcgttaaaacttatttttacaatttatttaatattatagaatcaTGTGTCGAGTTCGACAGTTGTAAACTAATTAGCATATCAAATCTCACTATTAAAACAGAGTCTTAGCCTAAGATTATAGTTGTACGTTTGTGCCGTTGTGCTTGCAGCCGTAGCTAGTAAAAGCATATAAGGAAATTTAAAGCGTGGcagttaataaaacatagaatCATTAAATACAAGatgacatttataaataacataattataacatttatgatGATTGATATTTACTTCGTTCGTGGTTTTATTCGTTAAttcacaaacaaacaaaaaccaaaattcctaactttttttatgctaattttaaaagctttagttttttttttaattttaatcaaagtaCCTACTGTCAAATTGTGAACATGACTAGTCAACGATTTCTGTATTGTTTTcatcttataatttaaaaatcgctTACCCCGGGGAACAAAGTCgttaaagaaaaatctatattGTTCAGGAAAAGAAAGTAATGCTATTATTACTAGGATACTAactacattatatatacaattatacatatctaattaattttttttcctattcgacgatttaaaaattgttatgtatttagtgtaaatagttaaaaaataactaaatgtaCATTGCAGTAGTAATTAATCTAATTAGACTGCAGAGCAAAAGCGTATATATCATGGAAGtcaaaaatgagaaaacattaaaacagtcgTAATAGTAGTTTACGACACTTTACTTTGTTTCCCGGGGCAAGCGAAATCAATTATACAATAGATACACTTCAAACTTGCATctcaagtttttttgtttgtttagatatattttgtttagtaaaaatattcaatatagcTCGGCAATCAGgatataattcaaatttagttCTTAGAATACCCCTTCTCAATCTTTTTGCAATTACTTCTTCTTTGGACATAATTTCTAAAGCTTGTTGTTCAGTGAGATGAGGTAACTCAAAGGCTGGAATTTTCAGTTCACACCTATGTACACCATCAACCTGAAAAATGatacttttaaacaattatagttatttagtgtaccttattaatatttttttttagattactTTTTCTCATATATCAAGTTAAAAAAGCCTCTATGTTACTTACTTTACATTGGAAAGATAATGGAAAGTCGCTGTCAACAATGGGCCACTTCTGTTTTAAAACATGTGCATCCCACGATAATTGCGTTTTAGAACCGATTCTGTTGGGAGCAGACATTAGGCCAGCCCAAAGTTCTGAACAAAAGTGTGGTGTTACTGGGGaaagcattattattaagctaGCTAGTGCTAACTCAAATTCTTTGCTTTTTGCTATGACCTCCGCTGGGACATTGTTCTGtaacacaataatatttttaatttatattttgggtCATAGTCTCACATATTGAAGGATTTATCAATCCCATTTCACTTTACATGTTGAGTGtcaatcttaattataatataagaaaatttattaaactgattatataattattttgactaTCAGTTCTATAAGCATTAATATAACAACatagtatatgtaaaatttagaacataagtgtataataaatttagctGCTTGTATTAATAGTCTTCCTGCCCTGAAAAataatgctatatatatagcatatgattaatttaacttacCCTTAAAGCATTAGTTAAGCTTTGTAATTGAGATATTCCAACActtaatttttgtgtgtatttaaaatgaaatgttgTTGTTgcaataaagaaatttcttGACTCTCGCAATTTACCATCAATTTCCTGAAATATCTCAGGTTGCAGGTtactgaatttaaataaatcacgaTTATTTCTGTGAGTCAGAAATTCCCGTAATGTTATCCAAAGCCGGTGTTGCCAATTTAAAACTCCTGGTAATGCTAGAaaatcacaattttatttagtatgttCAGAACAAGAACTGCAAGGCACAATTGTCAAATGTGTAAAATCACTCTTACTTGCATCAGACCAATGTCTTGTTGTAGCAGGTGGCACATCAGCTATGACCAGAAGTCGTGTTGTATCACATCcatatgttgttaataatcTCATGGGATTTTCACCATTATGTTTAGATTTACTCATTTTTTCCCATTGTACTGAAATAGCTTCACCTGAACctttttctatatatgttttacCAACTTTTTCTACATTGTCTTTTGGAATATACTTTCCTgaagattttactttatatgaTTGACCCATTACCATGCCTTGGACTAGCAGTTTTTTAAAGGGTTCTTTTGAAGGTGTCCATCCAAGGGAATGCAGAAAATAACTCATGAATCTAGCGTAATATAAATGCAGTACTGCATGTTCTTTGCCACCAATATAGCAGTGAACAGGCATTTTAccaatcaatttatttttttcaaatggtACATTCTCATCTGATGAGTCCAAAAATCGATAGTAATACCATGATGAATCAACAAATGTGTCCATGGTGTCAGTTTCTCTATATGCATTTCCATTACAGTTTGGGCATCTACAATTTACCCAATCGTTAAATTTAGACAAtgtgaatatattattaacatcaGAACAATTTTGGGGTAATTTTACAGGTAGTTGTTCATATGGAACTGGTACAGTACCACATTTACTGCAATGTATAATAGGTATTGGTGTTCCCCAATATCTTTGTCTTGATATTAACCAGTCTTTCAGTTTAGAACTGACAAAATAACCACcacaatttttactttttgctATCTCtattgcttttatattttcatagtcaatatttatactttttgttttttctaaagGAATATTTAGTGCTTCTGATATTTTTCTATCTTCAGAATCAATAGCTGGACAAGCTAAATATACTTCTTTTTCCTCTGGATAAAGTATACCATCACAgacataaattttcatttctttatttgttattgGATTGTAGCACGCTAAATTTTCTTTCTCAACCAAAGTAAGGTCTTGTAAAATAAcatgatttttctttaaagttatatacTGAGCGTGTAAGTATTTGTATGGATCTGAAGACCATATGTCTAAAGGTCTCTTTTCTCCATTTACTTCAACATGAAAAGTGACTACTGCACCATTACACTCACCAATCCAGTGTTTTTgcaaatttataatatcattccagttttctaaatattttttatctagaCCATTGTACAAATCTTGAGCATActttgttgttttaataaaccaTTGGGTAAGAATCTTTTTTTCCACCTTTGCTCCAGATCTCCATGAACAGCCATTTTCATCAACTTGTTCATCGGCTAAAACAGTCTGGTCCACCGGATCCCAATTAACATTTGCCTGgaatgttcaataaaaatattaacaaaacaagccgagaattaacttaaaataaatagagtCAATGTCTATTAAAATCATCCACATAAACTTAGTTGTTAACATAGACATATATGTATTCATGTATAAACAGTTTCCAGTCAATTTAAACCTTATATTATAATGCTGTACATTtgatacttttaataatttcatattcagGTTTATTAGCTGCTacaattaaatacaacatttacCTTACTGCGATATGCTAAACCATTCTCATATAactttaagaatatatattgaGTCCATTTATAATAACTTGGATCACATGTTGAAATTTCTTTACTCCAGTCAAAGTTATACCCAAGATCaatcaattgttttttcatGGAATCTATGTTAGACTTTGTCCAAACTTGAGGTGGAATACCACGTTCAATAGCAGCATTTTCTGCAGGAAGGCCAAATGCATCCCATCCAATTGGATGAATTACATTATAACCATTCAGTTTATAAAATCTTGCTATAGTGTCTGATATAGTATACACTCTTACATGACCCATATGTAAATTTCCAGATGGGTAAGGGAACATGGGAAGaatgtacatattattttcgacttcCTTTTCTTCATTTTTTAACACTGTATTGGACCAGTGACTTTCGATcttcaattttatttcagtaGAAATATTACTATcctgaataataaaatatgttataaatagcTGATATGCTTGATTTAACACCTTCTTAATTCAAGGcatgattatttataactaaccCAAAGGCCGAGGCTGCTTCTGTTTCTGACGAAAGGTTTGAAACGAGACCCATGCGTGTTACAAAGTcgaatataaatctttaacataatttaaaagtttatgttTTCTACCGGATTTAAGAGTTAATTtagtacataattttattgtcaattgatttatttgcgtaagtttctttttaaatttaaggtgTCTGATAAGAATCGCGAGTATAAGAATATCTATATTCTACATAATTCACAATTCTCAATTCACgtacttattaaatatttgataattgaTATTACTAGCATCTC contains:
- the LOC123716361 gene encoding FUN14 domain-containing protein 1A, which encodes MAKPKNEDTSEEAKKIVDDAKNFIEKAITDIGKTSATKQLILGTASGWITGFISMKIGKLAAVGLGGGVILLHIASQKGYVDINWDKINKKVDKITDKIEKEATGKSPDWFEKVERFVDRKMDKAEELIKKREKKAKNWYNNFVGDDQYRATESHVFLASFAAGMAIGLLCGQ
- the LOC123716305 gene encoding probable leucine--tRNA ligase, mitochondrial translates to MLKIYIRLCNTHGSRFKPFVRNRSSLGLWDSNISTEIKLKIESHWSNTVLKNEEKEVENNMYILPMFPYPSGNLHMGHVRVYTISDTIARFYKLNGYNVIHPIGWDAFGLPAENAAIERGIPPQVWTKSNIDSMKKQLIDLGYNFDWSKEISTCDPSYYKWTQYIFLKLYENGLAYRSKANVNWDPVDQTVLADEQVDENGCSWRSGAKVEKKILTQWFIKTTKYAQDLYNGLDKKYLENWNDIINLQKHWIGECNGAVVTFHVEVNGEKRPLDIWSSDPYKYLHAQYITLKKNHVILQDLTLVEKENLACYNPITNKEMKIYVCDGILYPEEKEVYLACPAIDSEDRKISEALNIPLEKTKSINIDYENIKAIEIAKSKNCGGYFVSSKLKDWLISRQRYWGTPIPIIHCSKCGTVPVPYEQLPVKLPQNCSDVNNIFTLSKFNDWVNCRCPNCNGNAYRETDTMDTFVDSSWYYYRFLDSSDENVPFEKNKLIGKMPVHCYIGGKEHAVLHLYYARFMSYFLHSLGWTPSKEPFKKLLVQGMVMGQSYKVKSSGKYIPKDNVEKVGKTYIEKGSGEAISVQWEKMSKSKHNGENPMRLLTTYGCDTTRLLVIADVPPATTRHWSDATLPGVLNWQHRLWITLREFLTHRNNRDLFKFSNLQPEIFQEIDGKLRESRNFFIATTTFHFKYTQKLSVGISQLQSLTNALRNNVPAEVIAKSKEFELALASLIIMLSPVTPHFCSELWAGLMSAPNRIGSKTQLSWDAHVLKQKWPIVDSDFPLSFQCKVDGVHRCELKIPAFELPHLTEQQALEIMSKEEVIAKRLRRGILRTKFELYPDCRAILNIFTKQNISKQTKKLEMQV